The stretch of DNA TTTAGTAACGGTTTTGTCCGTATCAAAAGATAGCCTTGCATCTACTTCTGTAGAAATGCGGCCAGGAATTAGCGCGTTAATTTCTTTACCAATTAACACGGCTAGCTGATCCGAGGTATCTTCTAATTGCTGAGCTTTGTCATTTGATTGTTGTTTTGCCCACGCCACTGCTTGATCGATATACTTTGAGTATTCTGGGATTTGAGCTGCTTTTAATAACAGTGAAGGGTTTGTTGTTGCGTCAACTGGACGGAACTTTGCAATTGCTTCAATTTCACCGGTGTCAGCAACAACAGTGGTCATTTCTCTTAATTGTTTTAATACACTAGACATTTTATCTTCCTGAAAACTTTTTGTGCCGAATAGACGTAGAATTGATTACTTTCTGGACACTAACAGTATAGTTAGCTTTGCGGCATTATGATGATTATTACTTGATGGTAAAACTACAAAGAAAGACAGATTTATTCAAGCATGATTCGTAATTAAACCACGGTTTTTGTAGACTATCAGCAGAAATTAAGCAAAACGATCGTAAAATTACGACAATTCCTTTTTACGGCTGTTAATGATCACATTATTACGCGACGTAAATATAATTTAAGTTAATGAGAGAAACATGAATACAGTTTCAAACGAATCAACAATTGACTCATCACTACAAAGTACGGTTACTCTATTTAGTTATTGTGGGTTGTTACCATTTTTATACTTTGCAGCTTGTGCTTGGTTCCCAGGGTTAAATTTATTTGAAACCGAGCCATTAACCGTTTTTAGGGCATATAGTGCCGTCATTCTCAGCTTCTTGGCTGGCACGCTGTGGGTGTTCGGATTAATTGCAACGCAATATCAACAGCAAGTTGAAGTGCGAAGCAAAAGTTTAATTTGGTCCGCTATATTTCTGTCGGTGATCGCTTGGGGAAATCTATTTATCGCCGGTAAGGCCGCACTTTTTGTAGCAGGCTTGTTATTTTTAGTGGTTTGGCAAATAGAGCAAAAAACTGAGTTAACAAAGTGTTATCCAGCTTGGTATACTGAACTTAGAGCAAAGCTAAGCATGATAGTGGGCGCCCTACATATTATTATCTGGTTAACTATTAGCTAACGCTTTGCTGAATACGCGATGCCGTAACCAGCAATTATGACCTTTTCAAATTTAAATATAAGAAGCGACTTTCTATGTTATACGTAATTTCTCCAGCAAAAAATTTAGACTATGAGACGGCCCCAGCGACGAACAAATATACTCAGCCGGAACTTATGTCGGATGCAACAGAATTAGCTGATGTGTGCAAGCAGTTAACGCCTCAAGACCTTAGTTCGTTAATGCATATAAGTGATAAGCTAGCAGGACTAAATGTCGCCCGCTTTGCCGAGTGGCAACCAGACTTCACACCTAAAAATGCAAAACAAGCCGTGCTAGCATTTAATGGCGATGTGT from Psychrosphaera aestuarii encodes:
- a CDS encoding DUF3429 domain-containing protein, which translates into the protein MNTVSNESTIDSSLQSTVTLFSYCGLLPFLYFAACAWFPGLNLFETEPLTVFRAYSAVILSFLAGTLWVFGLIATQYQQQVEVRSKSLIWSAIFLSVIAWGNLFIAGKAALFVAGLLFLVVWQIEQKTELTKCYPAWYTELRAKLSMIVGALHIIIWLTIS